The following are encoded together in the Daucus carota subsp. sativus chromosome 5, DH1 v3.0, whole genome shotgun sequence genome:
- the LOC108222037 gene encoding uncharacterized protein LOC108222037, translated as MDREQMMWRMRLESAVRTAVACTIVGCSTLYGPSHLRSHVTFPAFSYVTAILILSDATLGDSLRGSWHALCATVQVVPVSILSLWIIGPASAALAVAVMAFLIAVPERTNILSKRIAFGQVVIVYVGAVVYGSAAGAVIHPLHVASSTALGALASVVAALLPFPRLASNEVKKLLQLYTQNASARTSLFIKAFLSQDKQSATEAISQSKPFNETGDKLLQSIKLIQEGLSWESPLRNLRHQLMDPRDQMQDIETAISGMEMALVSCPSFPVSFIDQELNASLRGMDIQLGLKLGEAQPAQGLFPSETITTPHTKNEYFDKAIQSLAKFYPTQKDLPTIFQLFCIGFLSDSMRSKSSESASDDNQKLHEEELTTSPEQPKSSGISKMLPSTKGLLFAFKCSLSLGLAVFFGTIFSKENGYWSGLTIAISFATGRQPIFTVANARAQGTAMGSAYGVVGCFLFHKLMELRFLTLLPWIIFASFLKNSRMYGQAGGISAVIGALLILGRKNYGRPDEFAITRLTEAFIGLSCLIMVEFVLQRARAATLARNQLSASLKALEECIQHIVFPSHQKDKPDSMPLQELKAKQRMLKSHVSDLEELKKDAEMEPNFFYLPFRVACYDRLQGSLSKMVILLQIVASVLENLQLVSEKAGDGCKEIQELMISDLQLFKADISTSLKCYEKITKIKSLACFEKGRQEGKIFHDLEAGEVSSVHSSTKCGDVAENILNSYVEHSMQLAEKVCNSECEDFVKGKIVLFLGSLGFCLKSVMKETTEIENGIKELIRWENPSRHINFYEIFSKIDAACP; from the exons ATGGACAGAGAACAGATGATGTGGCGAATGCGGCTCGAGTCCGCGGTCCGGACCGCCGTGGCGTGCACCATAGTAGGCTGCAGCACCCTCTATGGTCCCTCACATCTCCGGAGCCACGTCACATTTCCCGCGTTTTCTTATGTCACCGCGATACTTATTTTGTCTGATGCCACGTTAGGGGACTCTTTGAGGGGGTCATGGCATGCCTTGTGTGCCACGGTTCAGGTGGTCCCGGTTTCCATTTTGAGTCTGTGGATTATTGGACCGGCTAGTGCTGCTCTGGCAGTCGCGGTGATGGCCTTTCTCATCGCGGTGCCAGAGAGGACTAACATTTTGTCTAAGAGGATCGCGTTTGGCCAGGTTGTGATTGTTTATGTTGGCGCTGTGGTTTATGGTAGCGCGGCTGGAGCTGTGATCCACCCTTTGCATGTGGCCTCAAGTACTGCACTTGGTGCTCTGGCTTCTGTCGTTGCCGCGCTCCTGCCATTCCCCCGCCTAGCCAGCAATGAG GTAAAGAAGCTACTTCAGCTGTATACTCAAAATGCTTCTGCAAGGACAAGCCTTTTTATCAAAGCATTCTTAAGCCAGGACAAGCAGTCAGCAACCGAAGCTATATCCCAATCTAAGCCCTTTAATGAAACTGGTGACAAGCTTCTTCAGAGCATAAAACTCATTCAG GAGGGTTTGTCATGGGAGAGTCCGCTTAGAAACTTGAGACACCAGCTCATGGATCCTAGAGATCAGATGCAGGACATAGAGACGGCGATAAGTGGGATGGAGATGGCTTTAGTTTCTTGCCCCTCGTTCCCGGTGAGCTTCATAGATCAAGAGCTTAACGCAAGCTTACGAGGGATGGATATACAACTTGGACTAAAGCTCGGGGAAGCTCAGCCTGCACAGGGCCTTTTTCCTTCAGAAACTATCACCACTCCACATACAAAGAATGAATATTTTGACAAAGCCATCCAGTCCCTTGCCAAATTCTATCCTACACAAAAAGATCTACCTACTATATTCCAATTATTTTGCATAGGATTCTTATCTGATTCGATGAGATCCAAATCTTCAGAATCTGCTTCAGACGATAATCAGAAACTTCACGAAGAAGAATTGACAACTTCCCCTGAACAACCTAAAAGTTCTGGCATTTCAAAAATGCTCCCCAGTACCAAAGGACTGTTATTTGCATTCAAGTGTTCCCTTTCTTTAGGTCTGGCTGTGTTTTTTGGTACAATTTTCAGCAAGGAAAATGGTTACTGGTCTGGACTCACAATTGCCATCAGTTTTGCCACTGGAAGGCAGCCAATATTCACAGTAGCCAATGCTCGGGCACAGGGGACAGCAATGGGCTCAGCTTATGGTGTTGTGGGTTGTTTTCTTTTCCACAAGTTAATGGAGTTGCGATTCCTGACGCTTCTACCTTGGATCATATTTGCCAGTTTTCTTAAAAACAGCCGAATGTATGGCCAAGCTGGTGGTATTTCTGCTGTTATAGGAGCCCTACTAATCCTAGGCAGAAAGAACTACGGACGTCCAGATGAATTTGCCATAACTAGACTCACAGAGGCATTTATTGGACTATCATGTTTAATCATGGTAGAGTTCGTCCTTCAACGAGCAAGAGCAGCAACTCTTGCAAGAAACCAACTCTCCGCGAGCTTGAAGGCACTTGAAGAGTGCATACAGCATATTGTTTTTCCTTCCCACCAGAAAGACAAGCCTGATTCAATGCCACTTCAGGAGCTGAAGGCAAAGCAAAGAATGCTAAAATCACATGTCAGTGACCTTGAAGAACTGAAAAAAGATGCTGAGATGGAGCCCAATTTCTTTTATTTGCCTTTCCGTGTTGCATGCTATGACAGGCTCCAAGGGTCATTATCAAAGATGGTCATTCTATTGCAGATAGTAGCCAGCGTATTAGAAAACCTTCAACTCGTATCAGAAAAAGCTGGTGATGGATGCAAGGAGATTCAAGAGCTCATGATCAGTGATCTACAACTTTTTAAGGCAGACATAAGCACTTCCTTAAAATGTTATGAAAAAATCACCAAGATCAAGTCACTTGCATGTTTTGAGAAAGGTCGACAAGAGGGTAAAATATTTCATGACCTCGAGGCAGGGGAAGTGTCAAGTGTGCATAGTTCAACAAAATGTGGTGACGTGGCTGAAAATATATTGAACTCTTATGTTGAACACTCAATGCAGCTGGCTGAGAAAGTCTGCAACAGTGAATGCGAGGACTTTGTCAAGGGAaaaattgttctgtttttgGGTTCTTTAGGTTTCTGCTTGAAGAGTGTGATGAAGGAAACAACAGAGATTGAGAACGGAATAAAGGAACTGATTAGGTGGGAAAATCCTTCAAGACACATAAACTTCTATGAAATTTTCAGTAAAATAGACGCGGCATGTCCATAA
- the LOC108221541 gene encoding uncharacterized protein LOC108221541: MSEIDSQQRINTTPLSAYNGHNKICRSGERVNFEEMDIGSSTPKSTLSSLHETSDVVQGQPAKIFLQPHDRPLRTPLSDITNNLSRNLSNTSANRGKVKIKPSNFQPQSLEPFTRNLFDEEFSRTPTTDKVIYDEDLEETRLPSSYLSDESLSDVDTSYEDQYTEEGFEDHSRGVFDTEDTHPNLTKNKKRCTRGSKYLIPEEYATLGAPSKVCSHCNSLMWHEERVNKNVTKGKPLFSICCRKGDVKLPEPMETPGYLRSLYEDEVGGSDFQRSIRLYNAMFAFTSAGGNVDHSINRGRGPYIYRLNGQNHHVFGSLIPDDGDTPKFCQLYIYDTANEVSNRLRWVKVSDEQPVDAEIVDGLIQMLDETNELVKKFRTARDRWENKDICDLKVELKVCRAQNGRENHISASNEVAGIMVGSTSNTTPDRDIIIEPKFGKLKRVSYVHPKFMALQYPLLFPNGEDGYHDKIPFQSADLSNLKERDFISMKDYYAYQFQVRQNHSLTTRLGGRLFQQYVVDAFSSIEQTRLWWFRKNQTILRNELYSHICDSVRNGDLSSSNVGKGVILPAGFVGSKRYMQQNFQDALAVCRHVGHPDIFLTMTTNPLWDEIQQMMKFLPGCKSENSPDIISRVFRLKLDQLTNDIKKKSFFGICVGEFQKRGLPHVHMLIWLDSKSKVYLKNNVDKFVSAEIPDPIKDPVGYAAVKAFMIHGPCGLQNTKSPCMKGLKCIRHFPKKYSARTMFDESGFPIYRRRRQNVTVHVRNADLDNQWVVPYNRDLLVKYQCHMNIEICCHARSLKYLFKYCLKGHDTATVHISGKKKKTSNHNGAEAIDEIDAYFDGRYICGAESAYRIFGFPIHHRTISVERLPFHLPGQKNCTFHSSQPLNKVAEREKDRFSKLEAFFHLCSTDVSARQYTYQEIPQHFVWDDGLRNWKPRKRGFQIGRLSYTHHSSGEVWFMRLLLTKVRGPTSFQSLRIVNGVCYDSFRDACKELGLLDDDKEWHEVLTQCSAGGLPPQIRQLFVHIIVNCKVTDLFHLWTSHWKHMVDDILLKRRRINKDDSLILDDKQLQFYALAEIDDLLRSIGKSLKSFPQLPQPPETYLNHGSNNLILEETNYNILEMDVENKKLVSMMNAEQLNVYNAILESVRNNEGGLHFVHGSGGCGKTFLWRTLISKLRSQGDIVLPVASSGIAATLMPGGRTAHSRFKIPIVLDELSVCAIGNKSDIAELIRHTKLIIWDEAPMQHRYAFECLDRSLRDIMKSSDLGRAALPFGGITVVLGGDFRQILPVIPHGDRAQILGACITRSYLWNICKIFVLTKNMRLNKGSSDAEANEVKEFAKWVLDVGNGTFTTSHNADDRLNEDNIEVPLKFCDLENDNSVENMIRSIYPDFVHNSMNPEYLSERAILTPTNQTVGHLNSLIVDMIPGEAVTYYSVDSAEDFGGTDADLHCAFPIEYLNSLSVPGMPAHDLKLKVGVVVMLMRNLNQTLGLCNGTRMIVTKCLKFCVECEVICGSFKGTRHFIPRMELCPSDSLLPFKLVRKQMPLQICYAMTINKSQGQSLKTVGLFLPKPVFTHGQFYVAVSRVTSPGGLKIFIDDDRGFPTNITQNVVYKEVFYALPR, from the exons ATGAGCGAAATAGACAGCCAACAAAGAATTAACACTACTCCATTGTCTGCATATAATGGCCACAACAAAATTTGCAGAAGCGGGGAACGTGTCAATTTTGAAGAGATGGACATTGGATCATCAACTCCAAAGTCTACGCTCTCTTCTCTCCACGAGACAT CTGATGTAGTTCAAGGTCAGCCTGCCAAAATTTTCTTGCAACCTCATGACAGACCACTGAGGACTCCCTTATCTGATATCACCAACAATTTGTCGAGGAACCTGTCAAATACGTCGGCCAACAGAGGTAAAGTTAAAATCAAGCCATCTAATTTTCAGCCTCAGAGTCTGGAACCCTTTACCCGCAACCTTTTTGATGAGGAATTTAGCCGGACCCCGACCACTGACAAAGTCATTTATGATGAGGACTTGG AGGAGACTAGATTACCATCTTCATATCTTTCTGATGAATCTCTATCTGATGTGGACACATCATATG aagatCAATATACAGAGGAAGGTTTTGAGGACCATAGTCGTGGAGTATTTGATACAG AAGACACACACCCAAACCTGACAAAGAATAAGAAGAGGTGTACTCGTGGTTCCAAATACCTTATACCCGAAGAATATGCCACTCTTGGTGCTCCTTCTAAAGTGTGCAGTCACTGCAACTCATTGATGTGGCATGAGGAGCGTGTGAACAAGAATGTCACAAAAGGGAAACCACTTTTTTCTATTTGCTGCAGGAAAGGTGATGTTAAATTACCAGAACCAATGGAGACTCCAGGATACTTGCGCAGTCTTTATGAAGATGAGGTTGGAGGCTCAGATTTTCAGAGAAGCATCAGACTATACAATGCAATGTTTGCATTTACCTCTGCTGGTGGGAATGTAGACCATTCCATTAACAGAGGAAGGGGTCCCTATATATATCGTCTTAATGGTCAAAATCACCATGTATTTGGCTCTTTAATACCTGATGATGGCGACACACCTAAATTTTGTCAGCTGTACATATACGATACTGCAAATGAGGTTAGCAACCGTCTGCGCTGGGTGAAGGTCTCTGATGAACAACCTGTAGATGCCGAAATTGTTGACGGATTAATTCAAATGCTTGATGAAACTAATGAGTTGGTCAAGAAATTCCGCACAGCCCGTGATCGTTGGGAGAATAAGGACATATGTGATTTGAAGGTTGAGCTAAAAGTTTGTCGTGCTCAGAATGGCAGGGAGAATCATATCTCTGCATCCAATGAGGTTGCTGGCATTATGGTTGGTTCTACCTCAAACACAACTCCTGACCGGGACATTATAATTGAACCAAAATTTGGAAAGCTGAAACGTGTCTCCTATGTTCATCCCAAATTCATGGCGCTTCAATATCCATTGCTCTTTCCGAATGGCGAGGATGGATACCATGATAAGATTCCATTCCAGAGTGCCGATTTGTCAAACCTGAAAGAACGAGATTTCATATCAATGAAAGATTATTATGCGTACCAGTTTCAAGTTAGGCAGAATCATT CTTTGACAACCAGATTAGGTGGGAGGCTCTTCCAACAGTATGTTGTTGATGCCTTTTCATCGATTGAACAGACAAGATTGTGGTGGTTTCGCAAAAATCAAACAATTCTGCGGAATGAATTATATAGTCATATATGTGATTCTGTGAGAAATGGAGATTTGAGTTCATCTAATGTTGGTAAAGGCGTCATCTTACCAGCTGGATTTGTTGGCTCTAAGAGATACATGCAACAGAACTTCCAGGATGCGCTTGCAGTGTGTCGTCACGTAGGACACCCAGACATATTTCTGACGATGACAACTAATCCATTATGGGATGAAATCCAGCAAATGATGAAATTTCTACCTGGATGTAAGTCTGAGAATTCCCCAGATATTATTTCTCGGGTTTTTCGTTTGAAACTTGACCAGCTCACAAATGACATAAAGAAAAAGTCATTTTTCGGAATCTGTGTAGGAG AGTTTCAAAAGCGTGGCCTTCCCCACGTGCATATGCTTATTTGGCTTGACAGTAAATCCAAAGTTTACCTCAAGAACAATGTAGATAAGTTTGTTTCGGCTGAGATTCCTGATCCTATCAAAGACCCTGTTGGCTATGCTGCGGTCAAAGCATTTATGATACATGGCCCTTGCGGATTGCAGAATACTAAATCTCCATGCATGAAAGGTCTTAAATGTATTAGGCATTTCCCTAAGAA GTACTCTGCACGAACAATGTTTGATGAAAGTGGTTTTCCTATCTACCGAAGAAGAAGACAGAACGTAACGGTTCATGTTCGGAACGCAGATTTGGATAATCAGTGGGTGGTCCCATATAATCGTGATTTATTGGTAAAGTACCAATGTCACATGAATATTGAGATTTGTTGCCATGCGCGAAGTTTGAAATACCTCTTCAAATATTGCTTAAAGGGACACGATACTGCCACTGTTCATATAAGtgggaagaaaaaaaaaacatccaACCATAATGGTGCTGAGGCTATAGATGAGATTGATGCATACTTTGACGGGCGCTACATTTGTGGGGCAGAATCAGCTTATAGGATTTTTGGTTTTCCTATTCATCACCGTACTATATCTGTAGAACGCCTTCCTTTCCATCTTCCAGGTCAAAAAAATTGCACCTTCCATTCTTCCCAGCCCCTAAACAAGGTAGCTGAACGTGAGAAGGATAGATTCAGCAAATTAGAGGCCTTTTTTCATTTATGCAGTACTGACGTGTCTGCCAGGCAATACACCTATCAGGAAATACCGCAACACTTTGTCTGGGATGATGGCCTAAGAAACTGGAAGCCAAGAAAAAGAGGCTTTCAAATTGGCCGGCTTTCGTACACTCATCATAGCAGTGGCGAGGTTTGGTTTATGCGGTTGTTACTAACCAAAGTGCGCGGTCCTACTTCTTTCCAAAGTCTAAGGATTGTCAATGGTGTCTGTTATGATTCATTCCGTGATGCTTGCAAAGAGTTAGGTTTGCTTGACGATGATAAGGAATGGCATGAAGTTTTAACTCAGTGTTCTGCAGGTGGCTTACCTCCGCAAATCAGACAGCTCTTTGTTCACATTATTGTCAACTGCAAGGTTACAGATTTATTCCATTTGTGGACATCTCATTGGAAGCACATGGTTGATGACATTCTTTTAAAAAGAAGGCGAATAAACAAAGATGACAGTCTGATTTTGGACGACAAGCAACTGCAATTTTATGCTCTTGCAG AAATTGATGATCTGCTGAGGTCAATTGGCAAGTCGTTAAAGAGTTTTCCGCAGCTGCCACAGCCACCAGAGACTTACCTCAACCATGGGAGTAATAACCTTATTTTAGAAGAAACCAACTACAATATTCTTGAAATGGATGTAGAAAACAAGAAGTTGGTTTCCATGATGAATGCTGAACAATTAAATGTCTACAATGCTATTTTGGAGTCTGTTCGTAACAATGAAGGTGGCCTTCATTTTGTTCATGGCAGCGGTGGTTGTGGCAAGACTTTTCTATGGAGAACTCTTATCTCAAAGCTAAGATCACAAGGTGACATTGTTCTACCAGTTGCCTCTTCAGGGATCGCTGCCACGCTCATGCCTGGTGGGAGAACCGCGCATTCCCGGTTTAAGATACCTATTGTCTTGGATGAATTATCTGTGTGTGCAATTGGAAATAAATCAGACATTGCTGAATTAATTAGGCATACAAAACTTATTATATGGGATGAAGCTCCCATGCAACACAGATATGCCTTTGAATGCTTGGATCGTTCTTTGAGGGATATTATGAAATCTTCTGATCTAGGTCGTGCTGCTTTACCTTTTGGTGGAATTACTGTAGTACTAGGAGGAGATTTCAGACAGATACTGCCAGTCATACCTCATGGCGACAGGGCTCAGATTCTCGGAGCATGTATAACCAGATCCTATCTTTGGAATATCTGTAAAATCTTTGTTCTTACCAAAAACATGCGATTGAACAAAGGTTCATCAGATGCAGAAGCTAATGAGGTGAAAGAATTTGCTAAATGGGTTCTTGATGTAGGCAATGGTACATTCACTACATCCCACAATGCAGATGACAGATTGAATGAGGACAATATTGAGGTACCTCTCAAATTCTGTGATTTGGAAAATGACAATTCAGTGGAGAACATGATACGCAGCATATATCCTGATTTTGTCCACAACTCCATGAATCCAGAGTATCTCAGCGAGAGAGCTATCCTCACTCCTACTAACCAAACTGTTGGTCATCTTAATTCTCTTATTGTAGACATGATTCCCGGTGAGGCAGTTACGTATTACAGTGTTGACAGCGCAGAAGATTTTGGTGGCACCGATGCTGATTTGCATTGTGCATTTCCTATTGAGTATCTTAATTCCCTAAGTGTGCCAGGTATGCCTGCTCATGACCTCAAGCTGAAAGTCGGCGTTGTTGTAATGCTAATGAGAAACTTGAATCAAACACTTGGACTTTGCAACGGAACTCGAATGATTGTAACCAAGTGTTTGAAATTTTGTGTAGAGTGTGAGGTCATTTGCGGATCTTTTAAAGGGACACGACATTTTATTCCACGAATGGAGCTATGTCCCAGCGACTCTTTACTGCCATTCAAGCTTGTGAGAAAACAGATGCCACTTCAGATTTGCTATGCAATGACGATCAACAAATCCCAAGGACAATCTTTAAAGACAGTTGGTTTGTTTCTCCCAAAACCCGTCTTCACACATGGACAATTTTACGTTGCTGTGAGCCGAGTTACATCTCCTGGAGGGCTGAAAATCTTTATTGATGATGATCGTGGTTTTCCAACAAATATAACGCAGAATGTAGTATATAAAGAAGTCTTCTATGCATTGCCAAGGTAG
- the LOC108221542 gene encoding uncharacterized protein LOC108221542 produces the protein MALNPYNPINSIDSTTYDWSCRVRVQSFWKGLNRESQEFWGLNMLLIDDSNSRIHAFANSKYCEDLIKEIKEGKIYTISNFKVKDYLGDEKFRAARNKRHIFFTPHTQFKECNSLGLQIENYAFDLFHFDEIEKLADDNRFLIDMVGKVKNIQDLIKTKKNDEDKTIFKFELSNGSSSLNVTLFDYFGEQLENEFAKLESQNLYVIICCARVGRYEGVPHLSNYPATRVFINPKHYSIDALKRSMSEKKPESAIVDVPTANGEVDLPRKIMTVKEIIGMKAEFGQANVFCEVTVKRIIDKSAWYFRKCTGCDLELEHVNGKFKCSRTNGCGRIIPYPDKRFRLCTLCSDDTGSIAIIFPDQAITTNLDKTVIDLHAECADETEEDKFPEILNSLLKRKYTVNLAISEDNIKKGSTVYQALDVLQAQENGDSFDPNKTPLPQCQDVSMVTVSETDVTAHLTPNTGDSSTIKSRARKINEALDFNPTDPSPIQPLKSVKVENTPK, from the exons ATGGCCTTGAACCCCTACAACCCTATTAACAGCATCGACTCCACTACATATGACTGGAGTTGTAGAGTGAGGGTGCAATCATTCTGGAAAGGACTAAACAGAGAGAGTCAGGAATTTTGGGGACTGAATATGCTCCTCATCGATGATTCG AATTCCAGAATCCATGCTTTTGCGAATTCCAAATATTGTGAAGACCTCATAAAAGAAATCAAGGAAGGGAAAATTTACACAATATCTAATTTCAAAGTGAAAGACTACCTTGGTGATGAGAAATTCAGAGCTGCTCGCAATAAAAGGCATATATTTTTCACTCCACATACTCAATTTAAGGAATGCAACAGCTTAGGATTGCAGATTGAGAATTATGCTTTTGACCTATTCCATTTTGATGAAATAGAAAAACTTGCAGACGACAACAGATTCCTCATTG ATATGGTTGGCAAGGTCAAAAATATTCAAGATCTGATTAAGACCAAAAAAAATGATGAGGATAAAACTATATTCAAGTTTGAACTGTCAAATGGAAG CTCCAGCCTCAATGTCACACTTTTTGACTACTTTGGGGAGCAACTAGAAAACGAATTTGCAAAATTAGAAAGTCAAAATCTGTATGTCATTATATGCTGTGCACGAGTTGGACGATATGAAG GTGTTCCGCATCTTTCAAATTACCCTGCAACTAGAGTGTTTATCAACCCTAAACACTATAGTATTGATGCGTTGAAAAGGAG TATGTCTGAAAAAAAACCCGAGTCTGCTATAGTTGATGTCCCGACGGCAAATGGTGAGGTGGATTTGCCTAGGAAAATAATGACGGTCAAGGAGATCATAGGAATGAAGGCAGAGTTTGGACAG GCGAATGTTTTTTGTGAGGTGACGGTGAAAAGGATAATAGACAAATCAGCTTGGTATTTCAGGAAATGCACAGGCTGTGATTTAGAACTAGAGCATGTCAATGGAAAATTCAAATGCTCACGTACTAATGGTTGTGGTAGAATTATTCCCTATCCAGATAAGAG ATTTCGGTTGTGCACTCTTTGCTCAGATGACACAGGTTCAATTGCAATAATCTTTCCTGATCAAGCGATAACTACAAACCTTGACAAAACTGTCATCGATCTGCATGCAGAATGTGCTGAT GAAACTGAGGAAGATAAATTCCCAGAAATCCTAAATTCACTCCTGAAACGGAAATATACCGTCAACCTTGCTATCAGCGAAGATAATATCAAAAAAGGCTCTACTGTTTATCAGGCGTTAGATGTCCTGCAGGCACAGGAAAATGGCGACAGCTTTGATCCAAACAAAACACCTCTACCTCAGTGCCAGGATGTTTCTATGGTGACT GTGTCTGAGACAGATGTAACTGCTCATCTAACTCCAAACACAGGAGATTCAAGCACCATCAAGAGCAGAGCAAGGAAAATCAATGAGGCATTGGATTTCAATCCAACAGATCCGTCACCAATTCAGCCTTTGAAGAGTGTGAAAGTGGAAAAT ACACCAAAATGA